The genomic DNA GGTTTGGGCCAGTAGGTTCGCGACGCTGGCGATCAATTTGTCCATCGCAAACGGCTTGCGAATGTAATCGCTGACGCCCAACAGTTCGGCGTACGCCTTGTGTCGGCTTCCCTCGTTGCCGGTGATCATGACGACTGGCAGCGGTTCTTCGCGGACGCGGCGGAGCTTTTCCAAGACCAGGAATCCGCTGCGCTTGGGCATCATCATGTCCAGGATCATCAGTTGCGGATTCTCTCGCTCGGCCAACGCGAGTCCCTGGTTGCCGTCTCGCGCCACTACCACCTGGTACCCGTTGGCTTCGAGAGCGTAGCGGATCGAATCGACGATCTCGTTGTCGTCGTCGACGATCAGGATCTTTGGAGCATCGGCTTGCGACTGAGTTTCGGCAGCAGGATCAGTCATACGTGGGAATCCAGATTCAAGGGGAGGGCGGGGTGGACGGTCTGTCATCTTAAAGGACGCTAAACGTTGGCGACAGACCGCAGCGAAGGTTGGCGAAATGATTCCGCCAATCGTTTTATCTTACTTCGATGGCCGTGCAATCGGAACGATCCGAACAAAGCGTTATTTTGCCTAGTCGTTAACTTTTTCTGGCCTTCCCAGACGATCAATCTCTTCGTACTCGTCACAGTTTGCGTGGTACGTTTTCTTGTTCCGATTCAGCACCGCCACATTGGGGAAGTCTAGAGTGACCAATTCATCTGCAACCGTTGAAAGCCAAGTAACAACTATCGATCGTCGTCGTGATGACCGTCGCACGGATGCAGACCAAGTGGTGGCCGAGGCAGCAGCAAAGCCAACTCAACGCAAGAAGCAACGTCGCCGCCAGATCGACCCCACCACTTGTGAGCGGGACTACAGCGACAAAGAGATCGAATTCATGCACGCTTTGGACGAATACAAGCGAAACGCCGGTCGCATGTTCCCAACCTGCAGCGAAGTTCTGGAAGTGATCCGCGGTCTCGGTTACGTCCAACTGACCGACGAGCAGGCTGCGATGTTGCAGACCGATGAATTCGATTGCGAAGAAGATTCGTACGGCCAAGATAGCGACGACGATGAATTCGCGGATCTCGGCGACGAAGCCTAAGCCAAAATCCGACGGGTGGTTTCTGCCCGTCACCCTGTGGCCGGGCGAATTGCTCTGCCTCTCAAAAGCAAAACCTGCCCTGGAGATTCTATCTTCTGGCAGGTTTTGTCGTTTATGGGCGAATCTCGCTAAGATGGATCGATGCGAACTCTGGCAAGCGTTTCGATTGGCACTCTCGTTCGGCTGTGGGCTTTCCCCTACACGCTGCTGGGGGTGGTTGTTGGTTTGGTTCTGCTGGGCCGGCCGAAATTGGTCGATGGCGTGATCGAAATCTATGGTCCGGGCGTCGCTTGGGTTTTGCAGCGGTTGCCGGTCTCGGCGCTTGCCATCACTTTGGGGCATTCGGTTTTAGGGCAAACGCAAGCCGCTTTGGATCTGACGCGGCGGCACGAGCGGGTTCACGTCCGCCAGTTTGAACGCTGGGGATTTTTGATGGGGCTCGCCTATTTGGGGGCTTCGGGCTGGCTCTGGTGGCGAGGGAAAGACGCTTATCGCGACAATCCGTTTGAAATAGAAGCGTACGCGGTCGATGATTGCCGAAGAAATCCAGGTCGCGACTGATGTTGTTTTCGCCCACGAAGGGCAGGGCGACGCTTAAGTCGTTTGGTTTCAACGCGTTGCGCTGCGTTTTGCAGCTGTTGCATGCGTTGGATCTCCGATCGCCGAACGTTTGCTAGTTCGATAACCCGTCTGGCACGAAAATCGGTTCTGCCCAGCGCCGGCTACTTTTTGGCGTTGATGCTGTCGATAACTCCGCTATACTGCTGGACTTCGATCGATCGGATTCAGGCGTTTGGCCTGTCAATATATTGGATATTTAGAACAAAGAGCGTAGATCAATGGCACGCCAGTGTGAAGTTTGTGGCAAGCGGGTCCAAATGGGCAACCGCATTGAAACCCGCGGTAAGGCAAAGTATTTGGGAGGCGTTGGTACCAAGATCACTGGTATCTCGCGTCGCAAATTTGTTCCCAACCTGCAACGCGTCAAGGTTTCGTTGACGACCGGCGAAAACAAGTCGATCCGCTGCTGCACCCAGTGCATCCGCAGCGGCTCGATCCGCAAGGTTGTCAAAGTGAAGCCGTTTGAGCTTGAGAGCAAGACCAAGAAATAGGAATCGCTCGATTGGCTATTTCACTCGATCAGGTCCGCAAACTCGCGCTGATGGCTCGTTTAGAGCTGTCCGATGACGAGCTGGGTACGATCACGCCCCAGTTGGAAGGTATCGTCGCGTTTGTGGACAAGCTGATGGAGCTCGATACCGATGGGATCGAGCCGATGGTGCATGCTGTCGAAACCGTCAACCGCTGGGTACCGGACCAGTTGGGCGATAGTCTGTCGCGCGAGCAGGCCTTGGCTAATGCTCCGAATCACGACGAGGAATGTTTTCTTGTGCCGCCGGTCTTGGGTTAAACGCTCCCGCTCTCCAAGCAAGAACCGCTTCCTCGACCCCGCTGTACGGACACGCTGAGTCAACATTTGTTTCGGCGAGGCGTCAGTCTTCGTGGGGTGTCAGTTCCCTCTCGCGAAAAGTCCCAAGACAATGACTATCCCGCTCGATTCTGCCGCCAAGTTGCTGGGGCTGTTGGCATCTGGTGAGCTCACCGCGCGCCAAGCGACTCAGGCGTCGTTGGATCGGATCGCGGCGACCGATCCCGAAGTCGGCGCCTTCACGTTCGTCAACACCGAAGCGGCGTTGGCTGCTGCCGATTCCATCGATCAGCGACGACGCGACGGCCAGCCTCTGGGAGTTCTCGCGGGCGTCCCGATCGCCGTGAAGGATGTGTTGTGTACGACCGACATGCCGACGACCTGTTCGTCGCGGATGTTGGAGAACCACATGTCCCCTTACGACGCAACGGTTGTCGCGCGGTTGCGTGCTGCCGATGCGGTGATCGTCGGCAAGACGAACATGGACGAATTTGCGATGGGAGCCAGCACGGAAACGAGTGCGTTTGGCAAAACCACCAACCCCTGGAACCCAAGCCTCACGCCCGGCGGCAGCAGCGGCGGCGCTGCGGCTTGTGTCGCCGCGGGTGATGTTCCGCTCTCTCTGGGCAGCGACACCGGTGGTTCGATTCGCCAACCGGCTGCGTTTTGTGGGATCACTGGGCTGAAGCCGACTTACGGGCGTGTCAGCCGCTACGGGCTGATCGCTTTCGCTAGCAGCCTGGATCAAGTCGGCCCGATGGCGTTTGATGCTGTCGATTGTGCGACGCTTCTGAATGCGATCGCCGGATCCGACGCTAGCGACAGTACTTCGCTGCCTGTCGAAACGCCCGACTTCACCGCGGGGTTGGATCGCATCGAGGGTGAGTTGCGGATCGGTATCGTCAAGCATCACCTGGAAGCCGAAGGGCTCGATCCAGAGGTCCGCCAGGCCGTCGACGATGCGATCGAGGTCTTCCGCGATGCGGGAGCGAAGATCGTCGAAGTGGAGTTGCCGCATTCGGACTACTGGGTGCCGACCTATTACGTGATCGCGCCGAGCGAAGCGAGCAGCAATCTTTCCCGCTACGACGGCGCCCATTACGGCCACCGCAGCCCTGTCGCGGCGAGCGACGCGGGAGATCGCGGTCCGTTGGTAGCCACCTATTGCCGCAGTCGCGGCGAAGCGTTTGGCGCCGAGGTCAAGCGGCGGATCATGATCGGGATGTATGCTTTGAGCGCCGGTTATGGCGACAAGTATTATGTGAAAGCGTTGCAGGTCCGCCGGTTGATCCGCCAGGACTTCGATTCGGCTTTCCAAAACGTCGACCTGTTGTTGGGCCCGGTGACTCCCACCCCGCCATTTGCGATGGGAGAGAAGATCGACGATCCGTTGCAGATGTATTTGTGCGACCTGTTCACTGTCGGCGCGAACTTGGCCGGCATCCCCGCCCTTTCGATGCCCGGCGGACTGACTAGCAACAACCTACCGATCGGGATCCAGTTGCAGGCTCCGCCGCTGCAAGAGGCCAAGCTGCTGCAAGCCGCCGCCGCATTCCAACGCGCCACCGATTGGCATACTAAGCGTCCTTTGTAACCGGCGCAGGTCGTTGGACCTGTGATCGGTCTGGACCCATCGTCCGACTGCCGCAACCTTTCTGGAGATTCTTTCCGTGGACCAGCCTTACGAAATCGTGATCGGTTTGGAGGTGCATGTTCAGCTGAGGACAACGACCAAGTTGTTCTGCCGCTGTGCGACTCAGTTCGGTGCGCCGCCGAACACGAACGTCTGCCCGGTCTGCTTGGGGATGCCTGGCGCATTGCCGGTGATTAACGAGCATGCGGTTCAGTTGGCGCTGCAGACGGGGTTGGCTCTTGGCAGCACGATCCCGCCGATGACCAAGTGGGACCGCAAGCAGTACTTTTATCCCGATCTGCCCAAGGGCTATCAGATCAGCCAATTCGATCTGCCGATCTGCGATGGTGGTCACTTGACGATCGCCGATCCGGCCGATGAATCGCAGACTCGCACGATTCGGTTGATCCGCGCCCACTTGGAAGAGGATGCTGGCAAGAGCATGCACGACGAGGCCAACGGGCGGGCTGACAGTCGGATCGATCTGAACCGCTGTGGCACTCCGTTGTTGGAAATTGTTAGCCAGCCCGACATGCGCAGCGCGGCTGAGGCCAAAGCGTTTCTGACCGAACTGAAGCTGTTGCTGACCTATCTGGACGTCTCCGATTGTGAGATGCAGGAGGGAAGTCTGCGGGTCGATGCGAACGTGAATCTCAAGATCGAGAAAGCTGGCGATACGATCGCCACGCCGATCGTCGAGATCAAAAATATGAACAGCTTTCGCGCCGTCGAACGCGCGATCGCTCACGAGGCGCAGCGTCAGTACCACGAATGGGAAGAGACGGGGCTGACGATTGAGGATCGCACCAAGCGGACCTTCGGCTGGGACGATGCTGCGGAGCGAACGGTCCCGCAGCGCGAGAAGGAGGAGGCGGCTGATTATCGCTATCTGCCCGACCCCGATCTGCTGCCGATCTGTTTGTCGACCGAGACGGTCGAAGCGACGCGAGCCGCGTTGGCGGAATTCCCGGCGGTCGCTCGCCAGCGTTTGCAGGCCGATTACGAGATCAAAGCCTACGATGCCGACGTGATCGTCAATCAGGGCCGCGGTGTGGTGGAGTATTTCGAAGCGGTTGCCAAGGGGAGCGGCGACGCGCGGCGTGCCAGTTCGTGGATCCAGCAGGATGTGCTGCGAACGATGAAGGAGCAGGGAGTGGGGATTGGCGATTTTGCCGTCTCTGCCGACACGCTAGCGGAATTACTTGGGCAGGTTTCCGCCGGAAAACTGGATAACGCGCGAGCCCGCGACGTTTTTCAACATCTATTAGAGAAGGGGGGAAGCGTTGCCGAAGCGATCAAGGCGTTGGGGATCGAATCGGTCGACGCGGGCGAAATCGAATCGCTTTGCCAGGAGTTGCTCGACGCGAATCCGCAAGTCGTGGAGGATGTGCGAGGCGGCAAGATGCAGGCCATTGGTTCGTTGATCGGTCAAGCCAAAAAGAAGAATCCCAACGTGAACCCGAAGCAGTTCCGCGAGATCTGCTTGCAGCTGATTGAATCGGCCGGGTAAGTCGTCCAGTTTTGTTTTCGCCCGGCGGCGGGAATTCGCCGTGGGTTGTTCTCTGCGATGCGGCGCCTCGGAAGTGGCGGCGCGGTCGCGTCGAAGCGAGGGCGTTGGTATGTCGATCATCACTCTGTTAACCGACTTTGGTGTCTCGAGCCCCTATGTGGCTCAGATCAAAGGCGTTCTGGCGACTCGCCAGCCCGAGTCTCACGTGATCGATCTGACCCATTCGGTCCCGCCGCAGAATGTTCAAACCGCTGCGATCACGTTGGACGATCTCGCCCCCTGGTTTCCGTCTGGAGCGGTCCATGTCGCGGTCGTCGACCCTGGCGTTGGCAGCGACCGTCGCATCTTGGCGGCTCATGTCGGCGACTGGTATTTTGTCTTGCCCGACAACGGGCTGATCTCGCCGTTGGCCGACCGCTTCGCAGTCAAGAGCGTTGTCGCTTTGGATCGCCGTGAATTCTGGCTCTCTCCGGTTAGCAATACGTTCCATGGACGCGACGTGATGGCTCCGGTTGCCGCCGCAATCGCCCGTGGCGTTCCGCTTGAGGAGCTTGGGGAATCGGTCGACGATTGGCATCGGGTTCACATTCCGCGTCCGTGTGTGATGTCGAAGTCGATTCAGGGGGAGGTGATCTACGTCGATTCGTTTGGCAATCTGATCACCAACATCTCTGCCGACGATGTGCATGGCGACGATGTCTTTCGGATCGGCGATCGCGCTGTCAACGGCTTGGTCCGCAGTTATTCCGATCGCACCGCCGGGCAGTTGGTTGCGCTGATCGGATCGTCGGGGCGATTGGAGTTTGCTGTCGTCGATGGCAATGCTGCGGTTCAGCTCGGGGCAGGGCAGGGGGCTGCGGTCGGGGTCGACTTGGTTGGCGAGACGCAGCAGGTCGGGGACTCGCAATGAACGCCGGCAGTTTGTGCGAGCGATGTGCTCATGTCCGTGAGATCGTCTCGGGCAAAGGCTCGCGATTCTTGATGTGTCGCCGTGGTTTGGCGAGCGACCAGTTTGCAAAGTATCCGCCGCAGCCGACGCTGGTCTGCGTGGGGTTTCAGTCGCGGGTCGATGGCAAAGAAAAAGGCGAACACGATTTTTGATCGCGTTCGCCTTAATGCGTTTGCAAGAACTAAGTCGGTCCGACGTGCGGCGGCTTACGGGTGCAGGTGAGGTTCTTTGCCTTCGTAGGCGCGGTAGAAGTCGTGGATCGCTTTCTTGAGTGCCACGGCGGATTCGGGGGCAGCCGTTTGCTTGCACTTCATCGCGGCAACCATCACCGCGTGTGCGGTGGTCAGCTTCTTGGTGTAGTTTTCGCCGTCGGATTTCAGGCGTTGCGTCATGAAGTATTGGGCGATCGTTTGTTGGATTCGCGTCGCGTGATCTTCTTTCGTCGTGACCCAGCGAACCAATTGGTTCAGGTCTTGAGCGTCGTGCTTGCCGGCGAGTTCGTCGATCTGAGCGATCGCCTTTTCGATGGTCGAGTGGTCTTCGATCATCGAAACGAACCGTCGTTCGTCGTCGTAGATACCGCAGGGAACTTCGCAGTGAGCGCTGGCCGATTTCGCAGTGAACGCCAGCAACATTGCCATCGCGAAATAGATTGTGTTACGCATCAAATGGTCTCTCTTTCCTTGGTGACTCATAGTGTGCTTGGCATCGGGGGATGCCTGGATTGTTGGATCCGGCGAGTGCCCGGTGGGCGACCCGCGACACCGCAGTCTACGCTATGGAAACCATTTTTGCGAACAATGGCGGCAATTCGTTTCGGCGGCTCACCCCGGTGCTCTGATATCGCATTTGGCGTAAAATGGATTCCCGCGGGCTTCACGCGTTTCCGGCCTTTCTCCTCAGCAAAAACAGCCCCTTTTATGATCGATTTGCGAAGTGATACCGTGACTCGGCCAACCGCTGCGATGCGGCAGGCGATGGCGGATGCCGAGGTTGGCGACGACGTGATCGATGTCGATCCCACGGTTCAGCGATTGGAACAGCGGACGGCGGAACTGCTTGGCAAAGAGGCGGCAATCTATATGCCCAGCGGGTCGATGACCAATCAGATCGCGATTCGTGTGCATTGCGGCCGTGGGGAGGAGTTTCTTTGCGAAGCCGATTGCCACGTCTACAACTACGAGCAGGGAGCGTTTGCGTCGCTCAGCGGTTTGGTCGCGCGGACGATTCAGGGGGATTCGGGCGTGTTGCGACTGGATCAGGTTCGCGGGATGGTCCGCCCCGATAACGAT from Rosistilla oblonga includes the following:
- a CDS encoding response regulator transcription factor produces the protein MTDPAAETQSQADAPKILIVDDDNEIVDSIRYALEANGYQVVVARDGNQGLALAERENPQLMILDMMMPKRSGFLVLEKLRRVREEPLPVVMITGNEGSRHKAYAELLGVSDYIRKPFAMDKLIASVANLLAQT
- the rpmB gene encoding 50S ribosomal protein L28 is translated as MARQCEVCGKRVQMGNRIETRGKAKYLGGVGTKITGISRRKFVPNLQRVKVSLTTGENKSIRCCTQCIRSGSIRKVVKVKPFELESKTKK
- the gatC gene encoding Asp-tRNA(Asn)/Glu-tRNA(Gln) amidotransferase subunit GatC codes for the protein MAISLDQVRKLALMARLELSDDELGTITPQLEGIVAFVDKLMELDTDGIEPMVHAVETVNRWVPDQLGDSLSREQALANAPNHDEECFLVPPVLG
- the gatA gene encoding Asp-tRNA(Asn)/Glu-tRNA(Gln) amidotransferase subunit GatA; translation: MTIPLDSAAKLLGLLASGELTARQATQASLDRIAATDPEVGAFTFVNTEAALAAADSIDQRRRDGQPLGVLAGVPIAVKDVLCTTDMPTTCSSRMLENHMSPYDATVVARLRAADAVIVGKTNMDEFAMGASTETSAFGKTTNPWNPSLTPGGSSGGAAACVAAGDVPLSLGSDTGGSIRQPAAFCGITGLKPTYGRVSRYGLIAFASSLDQVGPMAFDAVDCATLLNAIAGSDASDSTSLPVETPDFTAGLDRIEGELRIGIVKHHLEAEGLDPEVRQAVDDAIEVFRDAGAKIVEVELPHSDYWVPTYYVIAPSEASSNLSRYDGAHYGHRSPVAASDAGDRGPLVATYCRSRGEAFGAEVKRRIMIGMYALSAGYGDKYYVKALQVRRLIRQDFDSAFQNVDLLLGPVTPTPPFAMGEKIDDPLQMYLCDLFTVGANLAGIPALSMPGGLTSNNLPIGIQLQAPPLQEAKLLQAAAAFQRATDWHTKRPL
- the gatB gene encoding Asp-tRNA(Asn)/Glu-tRNA(Gln) amidotransferase subunit GatB, whose product is MLSVDQPYEIVIGLEVHVQLRTTTKLFCRCATQFGAPPNTNVCPVCLGMPGALPVINEHAVQLALQTGLALGSTIPPMTKWDRKQYFYPDLPKGYQISQFDLPICDGGHLTIADPADESQTRTIRLIRAHLEEDAGKSMHDEANGRADSRIDLNRCGTPLLEIVSQPDMRSAAEAKAFLTELKLLLTYLDVSDCEMQEGSLRVDANVNLKIEKAGDTIATPIVEIKNMNSFRAVERAIAHEAQRQYHEWEETGLTIEDRTKRTFGWDDAAERTVPQREKEEAADYRYLPDPDLLPICLSTETVEATRAALAEFPAVARQRLQADYEIKAYDADVIVNQGRGVVEYFEAVAKGSGDARRASSWIQQDVLRTMKEQGVGIGDFAVSADTLAELLGQVSAGKLDNARARDVFQHLLEKGGSVAEAIKALGIESVDAGEIESLCQELLDANPQVVEDVRGGKMQAIGSLIGQAKKKNPNVNPKQFREICLQLIESAG
- a CDS encoding SAM hydrolase/SAM-dependent halogenase family protein, which translates into the protein MSIITLLTDFGVSSPYVAQIKGVLATRQPESHVIDLTHSVPPQNVQTAAITLDDLAPWFPSGAVHVAVVDPGVGSDRRILAAHVGDWYFVLPDNGLISPLADRFAVKSVVALDRREFWLSPVSNTFHGRDVMAPVAAAIARGVPLEELGESVDDWHRVHIPRPCVMSKSIQGEVIYVDSFGNLITNISADDVHGDDVFRIGDRAVNGLVRSYSDRTAGQLVALIGSSGRLEFAVVDGNAAVQLGAGQGAAVGVDLVGETQQVGDSQ
- a CDS encoding superoxide dismutase [Ni] gives rise to the protein MRNTIYFAMAMLLAFTAKSASAHCEVPCGIYDDERRFVSMIEDHSTIEKAIAQIDELAGKHDAQDLNQLVRWVTTKEDHATRIQQTIAQYFMTQRLKSDGENYTKKLTTAHAVMVAAMKCKQTAAPESAVALKKAIHDFYRAYEGKEPHLHP